One genomic segment of Aquipluma nitroreducens includes these proteins:
- a CDS encoding SusC/RagA family TonB-linked outer membrane protein, with amino-acid sequence MKKKRLTDHLARAGWTKLLRVMKLTAFLVLILVIDVSASLYSQNSKVSVKVENGTLSEIFNKIEEQSEYRFFYQNEQIRDVERKSIDVNNKNILELVSDLLGSTDLTYKIVDRNIIIFPSSVKNNIDNAFQQQKSISGKVTDSSGGSLPGVSVVIKGTTTGTITDANGNYSLSNIPANATLQFSFVGMKTQEIVAESKTSINVMLVEEAFGIDEVVAVGYGTLKRSDLTGSVASVSSMNLKKGVVFSTEQLLQGKVSGLSVIQSSGDPTSTASLRLRGGTSLSASNGPLVVVDGISGVDFNTIQPSEIISIDVLKDASACAIYGSRGANGVIIVTTNSTHKGKTVKYDGYYAMGKVAKNVDLLSASQWRKYVKDNNSVGAVDYGGDTDWQKSIQQTSVVKSQTVSFSNNGEDGGSRVSLNYLNNKGAIITSGLERIGASLSGHQYALNKKLRLEAGIHSTFDKKNEINVGILNTIDFSIFQRAFNLNPTIPIRNANGEFSNISGVSYENPVEILTNRTSDNSQQRMFGYGKVELEIIKGLKGVINASYEYNSIQNRLYIPTYAVIIGQTDNGRADRSLTDFSNKQLESYLTYDIKFNGENKLNVLAGYSYLDHTYEGFGAQRRSFDTDAFSYNNLGSGQDIRATDVSSFKGRSNLISFYGRANYNYNNKYLATASLRKDGSSRFGANNKWGLFPSASLAWRISEESFMKNYSGWLDNLKLRAGYGITGNQDGIGEYKSLSLIGAGGAPYYDAETSSWKQSYGIIQNDNPDLKWESTAQLNFGIDFSVFKFINGSFEIYSKKTSNLLYTYEVPQPPYLYGTILANVGDLSNKGVELTLNANLLKKTHLSWNATLTLSHNVQKIEKLSNQTYQTDAIYSGSLHGLPGMSGQYAQVIKEGYAVGTFWGPKSIGLDKDGAIMYANNGIAQDLGNAQPKYNVGLSTDLNYKRFDFQIATYGMFGQKVLNATNMVLSDPNRMPLNNVTNSSLTSGITSNASFSSQWIEDASFLRLQNVTLGYTIDTEKIGIEKCRIYFTGENLFVLTKYSGIDPEVNIDGLDHPGMDVYNYYPKTRTISIGVNLSF; translated from the coding sequence ATGAAAAAAAAACGATTAACGGACCATCTGGCAAGAGCAGGTTGGACAAAATTATTACGAGTTATGAAACTGACAGCCTTTTTGGTACTTATTTTGGTCATTGACGTTTCGGCGTCACTATATTCCCAAAATTCAAAAGTTTCTGTTAAAGTTGAAAATGGCACTTTAAGTGAAATTTTCAACAAGATTGAAGAGCAATCTGAGTATCGGTTTTTCTACCAAAACGAACAAATTCGTGATGTAGAAAGAAAATCTATTGATGTTAATAATAAGAATATCTTAGAGTTAGTCTCTGATCTTCTTGGTAGCACTGATCTAACATATAAGATTGTTGACCGGAATATTATTATTTTTCCAAGTTCTGTGAAAAATAATATTGACAATGCTTTCCAGCAGCAAAAATCCATTTCCGGTAAAGTTACCGATTCATCTGGGGGTTCATTACCTGGTGTCTCTGTAGTTATAAAAGGTACAACTACAGGAACGATTACCGATGCTAATGGAAATTATTCACTGTCAAATATTCCGGCGAATGCAACTTTGCAATTTTCTTTCGTAGGAATGAAAACCCAAGAGATTGTAGCTGAGAGTAAAACATCAATAAATGTGATGCTTGTTGAAGAGGCTTTTGGGATTGACGAAGTCGTTGCTGTCGGGTATGGAACATTAAAGAGAAGTGATTTAACGGGTTCTGTTGCATCTGTTTCTTCCATGAACCTTAAAAAAGGTGTTGTATTTTCGACCGAGCAATTATTACAAGGAAAAGTATCCGGACTATCGGTTATTCAATCGTCGGGCGATCCTACCAGTACGGCATCATTGCGTTTAAGAGGAGGCACATCACTTTCCGCCAGCAATGGTCCATTGGTTGTTGTAGATGGAATTTCGGGAGTGGATTTTAATACAATTCAACCTTCAGAAATTATTTCCATAGATGTTTTAAAAGACGCCTCTGCTTGCGCCATATACGGTTCAAGGGGAGCCAACGGCGTCATCATTGTAACAACCAACAGCACCCACAAAGGAAAGACCGTCAAATATGATGGATATTATGCCATGGGAAAAGTTGCAAAAAACGTTGATTTATTATCTGCCAGCCAATGGAGAAAATATGTTAAGGATAATAATTCGGTTGGTGCAGTCGACTATGGTGGTGACACTGATTGGCAAAAATCGATACAACAAACATCTGTTGTAAAATCACAAACTGTTTCATTTTCAAACAATGGTGAAGATGGAGGAAGTCGTGTTTCCCTGAATTACCTAAATAATAAGGGGGCAATTATAACAAGTGGATTGGAAAGGATTGGAGCTAGTCTATCTGGACATCAGTATGCACTGAATAAAAAATTAAGATTGGAAGCTGGAATTCATAGCACTTTTGACAAAAAAAATGAGATAAATGTTGGAATATTAAATACCATAGATTTTTCGATATTTCAAAGGGCATTCAATTTAAATCCAACTATTCCAATAAGGAATGCAAATGGAGAATTCAGTAATATATCTGGTGTTTCTTACGAGAATCCTGTTGAAATTTTAACTAACCGAACATCTGATAATTCACAACAACGAATGTTTGGGTACGGAAAAGTTGAATTGGAAATTATTAAAGGGTTAAAAGGTGTTATCAACGCTTCTTATGAATATAATTCGATTCAGAACCGTCTTTATATACCAACTTATGCAGTAATAATAGGTCAGACGGATAATGGCAGGGCAGATCGATCTTTGACCGATTTTTCGAATAAACAACTGGAATCATACCTGACGTATGATATCAAATTTAATGGAGAGAATAAGTTAAACGTTTTGGCAGGATATTCTTATCTGGATCACACATATGAAGGTTTTGGGGCACAAAGAAGAAGTTTTGACACCGACGCATTTTCGTATAATAATCTGGGATCAGGACAAGACATTAGGGCCACTGATGTAAGTTCTTTCAAAGGACGCTCGAACCTCATTTCGTTCTATGGCCGTGCAAATTACAATTACAACAATAAATATCTGGCAACAGCCAGTTTGCGTAAAGATGGTTCGTCACGCTTTGGCGCTAACAATAAATGGGGTCTTTTCCCATCGGCTTCTTTGGCATGGCGCATTTCCGAAGAGTCATTTATGAAAAACTATTCAGGATGGCTTGATAATCTAAAATTAAGGGCCGGATATGGGATTACCGGAAACCAGGATGGCATAGGTGAATATAAATCTCTGTCGTTGATCGGTGCAGGTGGTGCTCCCTATTATGATGCAGAAACCAGCAGTTGGAAACAATCTTATGGTATTATTCAAAACGATAATCCAGATTTGAAATGGGAATCAACTGCCCAGTTAAATTTCGGGATAGATTTTTCAGTCTTTAAATTTATTAATGGGTCGTTTGAAATCTACAGCAAAAAAACGAGTAATCTTCTTTATACTTATGAAGTTCCCCAGCCTCCGTATTTATATGGAACCATCCTGGCCAATGTGGGAGATTTAAGTAATAAGGGGGTTGAGTTGACCCTTAATGCCAATTTGCTGAAGAAAACTCATTTGAGCTGGAATGCAACACTTACCTTATCGCACAATGTCCAGAAAATTGAAAAATTGTCCAATCAAACCTATCAGACCGACGCAATTTATTCTGGATCGCTTCACGGTCTTCCAGGAATGTCAGGTCAGTACGCGCAGGTAATAAAAGAAGGTTATGCTGTCGGAACTTTTTGGGGTCCTAAAAGTATAGGATTAGACAAAGATGGGGCAATTATGTATGCAAATAATGGAATAGCCCAAGATTTAGGCAATGCACAGCCAAAGTACAATGTTGGATTGAGTACTGATTTGAATTACAAGAGATTTGATTTTCAAATCGCAACTTACGGTATGTTTGGACAGAAAGTATTGAATGCCACAAACATGGTGTTGAGCGATCCTAATCGGATGCCTCTGAACAACGTTACAAATAGTTCGCTTACAAGTGGCATTACATCAAATGCATCTTTCTCCAGTCAATGGATTGAAGATGCTTCATTCCTTCGGCTTCAAAACGTCACCCTAGGCTATACTATTGACACCGAGAAAATTGGTATTGAGAAATGCAGAATCTATTTCACTGGTGAAAACCTTTTTGTATTGACCAAGTATAGCGGAATCGATCCTGAAGTAAACATTGATGGGTTGGATCATCCGGGGATGGACGTCTATAATTACTACCCCAAAACAAGGACAATTTCTATAGGTGTTAACCTTTCTTTTTAA
- a CDS encoding FecR family protein — translation MRDIPLIIARILLKVANKDEVDTISWWEKKSPLNVSFLNNLEAFWELSVEERSSDRLNIARERLLTRVKSTEADGHGRSLIYYLLRVAAVLVFVISIGGLSIYIASETNLFYKNNWVEVSTEAGQRSKVSLPDGSLVWLNAGSIIKYCPDKNERKVSLNGEAYFEVNHSPDYPFVIETGDTKIKVLGTKFNVSHYSGSKITEASLLSGKIEMTLFKSDKVIDIRPGEKVSYDAETQTLNKTEAIVQNDILWKQGILVFENESFNDLILKLERYYAVNFDYNRATFENIHYTGTINNLNIYRVLEFINLTIPINYEINNKTIKLTLNK, via the coding sequence ATGAGAGACATTCCTTTAATAATAGCCCGCATATTACTAAAAGTAGCTAACAAGGATGAAGTAGATACAATATCCTGGTGGGAGAAAAAATCTCCTTTAAATGTATCGTTTTTAAACAACTTAGAAGCATTCTGGGAACTTTCTGTTGAAGAAAGATCATCTGATAGACTGAATATTGCCAGAGAAAGACTCTTGACGCGAGTAAAATCAACTGAAGCAGACGGCCACGGAAGATCACTAATTTACTATTTGTTAAGAGTTGCAGCAGTATTGGTATTTGTTATTTCTATTGGGGGTTTATCCATTTATATCGCATCAGAAACAAATCTTTTTTATAAAAACAATTGGGTGGAGGTTTCAACTGAGGCTGGACAACGAAGCAAGGTTTCTCTTCCTGATGGAAGTTTGGTTTGGCTTAATGCAGGGTCAATTATAAAATATTGTCCTGACAAAAACGAACGAAAAGTTAGTTTAAACGGGGAGGCCTATTTTGAAGTAAATCATTCTCCAGATTATCCATTTGTAATTGAAACCGGTGATACAAAAATTAAAGTACTCGGCACGAAGTTCAATGTATCCCATTATTCTGGATCAAAGATTACAGAAGCATCCCTACTTTCAGGCAAAATAGAAATGACTTTATTTAAAAGTGATAAAGTTATTGATATTCGACCTGGGGAGAAAGTATCTTATGATGCAGAAACCCAAACCTTGAACAAAACTGAAGCCATTGTTCAAAATGATATTTTATGGAAACAGGGCATTCTGGTTTTCGAAAATGAATCCTTTAACGATTTGATCTTGAAACTGGAAAGATACTATGCAGTAAACTTCGACTATAACAGAGCCACCTTTGAAAACATTCATTATACCGGCACTATTAATAATTTAAATATATACAGAGTCCTTGAATTTATTAACCTCACAATCCCAATTAACTATGAAATAAACAATAAAACGATCAAACTAACTCTCAATAAATGA
- a CDS encoding RNA polymerase sigma-70 factor — MEKKGKYKFIRFKEELSQESFTDFFDYYFIRLNQFATTIVKSDLLAEEIVLDVFLKLWENSKTLDAINNIETYLYISVRNKSINVLKKERKFHFDILENSYIQLADYNPSAESDLIEHEMFGALNEAVLQLPSKCKIIFKLIREDGLNRNEVAQVLNISAKTVDNQVAIAIKKIAEQLNIDLTNPKNSHGLMTFLLFF; from the coding sequence TTGGAGAAAAAAGGAAAATATAAATTTATCCGGTTTAAAGAAGAATTATCTCAAGAATCGTTTACTGATTTTTTTGATTATTACTTTATCAGGTTAAACCAATTTGCAACGACCATTGTAAAATCAGATTTATTAGCCGAAGAAATTGTCCTTGATGTTTTTCTGAAACTTTGGGAGAACAGTAAAACTTTGGACGCAATAAATAATATTGAAACATATTTGTACATATCTGTAAGAAATAAGTCGATAAATGTTCTAAAAAAAGAACGGAAATTTCACTTTGATATTCTGGAGAACTCCTATATCCAGCTAGCTGATTATAACCCATCAGCAGAAAGTGATCTTATCGAACATGAAATGTTTGGCGCATTAAATGAAGCAGTGCTGCAACTACCCTCTAAATGCAAAATCATTTTTAAATTAATTCGCGAAGATGGACTTAATCGTAATGAAGTTGCTCAGGTTCTCAATATTTCTGCAAAAACAGTCGATAACCAAGTTGCTATAGCGATAAAGAAAATTGCGGAGCAACTAAATATTGATCTTACTAATCCTAAAAATTCTCATGGATTAATGACTTTTCTACTCTTCTTTTAG
- a CDS encoding RNA polymerase sigma-70 factor, translated as MKQGVSNEEFFILQRMIEGDENAFKYFFDAYYDNLCNFVNSYLRDETLSEDVVQSIFIYLWEKKDSLSSNCSIKSYLYTASKNKSLNQLRNIKNKNKIIGELLTQPELISDERADRFLEFEELKTIISNAIDGLPTQCKTIYQLSRDEGLTNKEIAEKLGITVKTVENQMTIAIRKIKFFLQPYHDQIFIFFIVANFF; from the coding sequence ATGAAACAGGGTGTGTCAAACGAGGAATTCTTCATTTTACAAAGGATGATAGAAGGTGATGAAAATGCCTTCAAATATTTCTTTGACGCATATTATGATAATCTTTGCAACTTCGTCAACAGTTATTTGCGCGATGAAACACTTTCGGAAGACGTGGTTCAAAGCATTTTTATTTATTTATGGGAGAAAAAAGATTCCCTTTCGTCCAATTGTTCTATAAAGTCATACCTATACACAGCTTCAAAAAATAAAAGTCTAAATCAACTCCGAAACATTAAAAACAAAAACAAAATTATAGGTGAACTTTTAACTCAACCTGAATTGATTTCTGATGAAAGGGCTGACCGATTCCTGGAATTTGAAGAATTAAAAACGATTATTTCCAATGCGATTGATGGACTGCCAACGCAATGCAAAACTATCTATCAGTTAAGCAGGGATGAAGGGTTGACAAACAAAGAGATTGCAGAAAAACTGGGCATTACGGTTAAAACAGTCGAGAACCAGATGACCATTGCCATCCGAAAAATAAAATTTTTTTTACAGCCATATCACGACCAAATATTCATTTTTTTCATTGTTGCAAATTTCTTTTGA
- a CDS encoding FecR family protein, whose protein sequence is MENQVPIHNIIQNIASNGVEYAKEIREWLDDSNENKKVYQDLLEIWHVTGSFPEQFSPNRPKAWLKVQQHIHSPKRKYFLYRRIGQIAAAIIVVFLSVWTGTELNIWKQKNQYTEVFSPAGQKTRIILPDSSIVLLNGNSQIRYSRNFNDGNRNVELMGEGFFDVRKDLSRQFIVRTSELDVKVFGTSFNVKAYENDQNVEVGLKNGKIGIDRNEKAIAQLTPGQVATFDKKEQKLDIGEMDINLVSAWTREEMVFEEDSLEEIIKYLERWYGVNIQVAPELLNGELLTFKVKTESLSELLKLINILKPIKYHIDGKQVIITKP, encoded by the coding sequence ATGGAAAATCAAGTTCCCATACACAATATCATCCAGAATATCGCATCAAATGGGGTGGAATATGCAAAGGAAATCCGGGAATGGTTGGATGATTCCAATGAAAATAAAAAAGTTTATCAGGATCTTCTTGAAATTTGGCACGTAACAGGTAGCTTTCCTGAACAATTCTCACCCAACAGGCCGAAAGCATGGTTGAAAGTGCAACAACACATTCATTCCCCTAAAAGGAAATACTTTTTATACCGTAGGATTGGGCAAATTGCTGCTGCAATCATTGTTGTTTTTCTAAGTGTATGGACAGGGACCGAACTCAACATCTGGAAACAAAAAAACCAGTATACAGAGGTTTTTTCACCAGCAGGACAGAAAACCAGAATTATCTTACCCGATAGTTCAATAGTGCTATTGAACGGTAATTCACAAATCAGGTACAGCCGGAATTTCAATGATGGGAACCGAAATGTCGAATTGATGGGAGAAGGTTTTTTTGATGTACGGAAGGATTTATCCAGGCAGTTTATTGTAAGGACTTCTGAACTTGATGTCAAAGTCTTTGGAACATCTTTTAATGTAAAAGCATATGAAAATGACCAAAACGTAGAGGTAGGACTTAAAAACGGAAAGATCGGGATTGATCGTAATGAAAAGGCAATAGCACAACTAACCCCTGGACAGGTGGCAACTTTTGATAAAAAAGAACAGAAATTAGATATCGGGGAAATGGATATTAATTTAGTTTCCGCCTGGACAAGAGAAGAAATGGTATTTGAAGAAGATTCTCTTGAAGAAATCATCAAGTACCTGGAACGTTGGTATGGTGTTAATATTCAGGTTGCACCGGAATTGCTAAATGGGGAACTACTTACATTTAAGGTAAAAACAGAATCCCTGAGTGAACTTTTAAAGCTGATTAATATACTCAAGCCAATAAAATATCATATTGACGGGAAACAAGTAATTATTACTAAACCATAA
- a CDS encoding SusC/RagA family TonB-linked outer membrane protein, with protein MKLIVILICIIGLTGSYASVYSQQTKLDLNVQKTTVKDVLKLIEDQSEFSFMYNASKIDVYREIDLNVEKSTVEDILKKIFAGEAVSYRIINRNIIISSNSEVNESAEQQKSVSGKVTDSSGGALPGVSVVVKGTTTGTITDANGNYSISNVPANASLQFSFVGMKTKEIPVDNKTSINVQLEDEAIGIEEVVAIGYGTQKKIDLTGSISSIKSEDLSKTPSSSINQVLKGKAAGVMISQTSGQPGGDFSVRIRGTASLNAGNDPLYVIDGLPIDNSGIMPGPSGSRGVPSRNPLNSISPSDIESIEILKDASSTAIFGSRAANGVIIITTKRGKEGKLKVNYSGSIGIQNVIKTPEVLDGTRYANTVNEISVLRGNGIVYDQNAMNAIPNNGKGTDWYQKVLNNNALTKNNTVTLSGGNSSDLYLISFNAFNQDGIVHSSGIKRYTARVNLTHKKEKFDFDFNLNTSLTLDDFVPFATGNNESAGVLQNAMVFTPMVDVYDNSGQYSKHTTAFMAENPIALMNDYLDDGETNRTLGSFKANYELLKGLKVGVNMGFDRQFARRSQYVPLSIREGKNLNGAAYIHTNERNTYNIEPNINYQTIINDIHKIQIMAGGTYETFINTILGLGSSDFPSQTVTYNNLGSGTTKQITESYKSKNQLLSYYGRAFYSYKDRYLVNVTFRADGSSRFGESNKFGYFPAASIAWKLNEENFIKDLGLFSNLKLRAGYGVTGNQEIGNYSSLQFYQIVTAAIGDVNYKGVSPQGSPGNPNLKWEKTGQLDVGLDIGLFNNRVTSSIDYYKRNTKDLLFSLPLAKENGYSSILSNVGEISNEGIEFELSTVNLSGPLQWETMFNIAYNKNKVVSLNEGFTEQIYNNVFYGGGSNFNLQILRPGESVGAIYGYVFDGIWQSNEATQAAIYGAIPGDPKYRDLNGDKKITVDDQKVIGSPDPKVILGLTNNFKYKNFDLSIFIHGNLGVNKYNGTRFQQLNPNFLGDNWSPEILNRWTPTNPSNTIDSKRTVQPDYVHAANTFYLENASFIRLKNITLGYNLPADRLIRGLSTLRLYCDIQNVFTITGYKGVDPEISSAVDRDPYPLSRNFTFGIELGF; from the coding sequence ATGAAACTAATTGTAATACTGATTTGTATCATAGGGCTAACAGGGAGCTATGCTTCTGTTTACAGCCAGCAGACAAAACTGGACCTAAACGTGCAAAAAACGACAGTGAAGGATGTTCTAAAACTGATTGAAGACCAATCGGAATTTTCCTTCATGTACAATGCCAGTAAAATTGATGTTTATCGGGAAATCGATCTTAATGTTGAGAAAAGTACTGTTGAAGACATTTTAAAGAAGATTTTTGCCGGAGAAGCTGTATCCTACAGGATTATAAACCGAAATATCATTATTTCATCAAATTCAGAAGTAAATGAATCTGCGGAACAGCAAAAATCGGTTTCTGGTAAAGTAACCGACTCTTCAGGAGGAGCTTTGCCTGGAGTTTCAGTAGTGGTAAAAGGCACCACCACTGGCACCATTACCGATGCCAACGGAAATTATTCAATCTCCAATGTTCCTGCGAATGCAAGCTTGCAGTTTTCGTTTGTGGGGATGAAAACGAAGGAGATACCCGTTGATAACAAAACTTCTATTAACGTTCAACTCGAAGATGAAGCCATTGGAATTGAAGAAGTGGTAGCTATAGGCTATGGAACCCAAAAGAAGATTGACCTTACAGGTTCAATTAGTTCAATTAAGAGTGAAGATCTTAGCAAAACACCCTCGTCAAGTATAAACCAGGTATTAAAAGGTAAAGCAGCTGGTGTAATGATTTCACAAACGAGCGGCCAACCAGGTGGCGACTTCTCAGTTCGCATTCGGGGAACTGCATCTTTAAATGCAGGAAATGATCCATTGTATGTAATTGACGGATTACCAATTGATAATAGTGGTATTATGCCCGGACCTTCTGGCAGCAGGGGTGTACCTTCAAGAAACCCGCTAAACTCAATATCTCCTTCAGATATTGAATCCATAGAAATATTAAAGGATGCATCTTCTACTGCAATTTTTGGATCAAGAGCTGCTAACGGTGTAATTATTATAACCACAAAAAGAGGGAAAGAAGGTAAATTAAAAGTCAACTATTCTGGTAGCATTGGAATTCAGAATGTTATAAAGACTCCTGAAGTATTAGATGGTACCCGGTATGCTAATACAGTAAATGAAATTTCTGTGCTTCGTGGAAATGGTATTGTGTATGACCAAAATGCAATGAATGCAATTCCGAATAACGGGAAAGGAACAGATTGGTACCAAAAAGTACTCAATAACAATGCCTTAACAAAAAACAATACGGTTACTTTATCCGGTGGTAACTCTTCTGACCTTTACCTCATTTCATTCAATGCTTTTAATCAGGATGGAATCGTCCATTCAAGTGGAATTAAAAGGTACACGGCTAGAGTAAACCTTACTCATAAAAAAGAGAAATTCGATTTTGATTTTAACCTGAATACTTCACTTACTCTTGATGATTTTGTTCCTTTTGCAACAGGAAATAATGAATCTGCCGGAGTTCTTCAAAATGCAATGGTTTTTACGCCCATGGTCGATGTTTACGATAATAGTGGACAGTATTCCAAACATACAACTGCTTTTATGGCCGAAAATCCTATTGCATTGATGAATGATTATCTTGACGATGGAGAAACAAACAGAACCCTTGGTTCATTTAAGGCAAATTATGAGTTACTTAAAGGTCTGAAAGTTGGGGTTAACATGGGTTTTGACCGCCAATTTGCACGTAGATCTCAATATGTTCCTCTTTCAATACGCGAAGGAAAAAATTTGAATGGGGCTGCTTATATTCATACGAATGAACGAAACACATACAATATCGAACCAAATATTAACTATCAGACAATTATTAATGATATCCATAAGATTCAGATTATGGCTGGTGGTACATACGAGACTTTTATAAATACCATATTAGGCTTAGGTTCATCCGATTTTCCTAGTCAAACCGTTACTTATAATAACCTTGGTTCAGGTACAACTAAGCAGATAACTGAATCCTATAAATCAAAAAACCAACTTCTATCCTATTACGGCCGTGCATTTTATAGCTATAAAGATAGGTACCTTGTAAACGTAACTTTTAGGGCTGACGGTTCTTCCCGTTTTGGGGAATCAAATAAATTCGGATACTTTCCTGCCGCATCTATTGCATGGAAGCTTAATGAAGAGAATTTCATAAAGGATCTTGGTCTTTTCAGTAACTTAAAATTAAGAGCCGGATACGGAGTGACAGGGAATCAGGAAATTGGTAATTACAGCTCTTTACAGTTCTATCAAATTGTTACCGCTGCAATTGGAGATGTCAACTATAAAGGTGTATCTCCTCAAGGTTCTCCCGGAAACCCAAATCTAAAATGGGAAAAAACCGGGCAGTTGGATGTTGGTCTGGATATTGGATTATTTAACAACAGGGTTACCTCCAGTATTGATTATTACAAAAGGAACACAAAAGATTTGCTTTTCTCATTACCCTTGGCAAAAGAGAATGGGTATTCATCCATATTAAGCAATGTGGGAGAAATAAGTAATGAAGGGATTGAGTTTGAATTGTCAACTGTGAATTTATCCGGACCATTGCAATGGGAAACAATGTTCAATATTGCTTATAATAAAAATAAAGTTGTAAGTCTTAATGAAGGATTCACTGAGCAAATTTATAATAACGTATTTTATGGAGGAGGATCCAACTTCAACCTGCAGATCCTTCGTCCCGGAGAATCCGTTGGTGCAATATACGGATATGTTTTTGATGGAATCTGGCAAAGCAATGAAGCGACACAAGCCGCTATCTATGGTGCAATACCAGGGGATCCTAAATACAGGGATTTAAATGGCGATAAGAAGATCACCGTTGACGACCAAAAAGTGATTGGAAGTCCTGACCCAAAAGTAATTCTTGGGTTGACCAATAACTTTAAATACAAGAACTTCGATCTTTCTATTTTTATACATGGGAACCTTGGAGTTAACAAATATAATGGAACGCGGTTTCAGCAATTAAACCCCAACTTTTTGGGAGATAACTGGTCGCCCGAAATTCTCAATCGATGGACACCTACGAATCCATCAAATACAATTGATTCAAAGAGAACAGTTCAACCGGATTATGTCCATGCGGCAAATACATTCTACCTGGAAAATGCCTCTTTTATTCGTCTCAAAAACATTACGCTTGGATATAATTTGCCGGCAGACAGACTTATAAGAGGGCTGAGTACATTAAGATTATATTGCGATATTCAAAATGTATTCACAATTACTGGATACAAAGGTGTGGATCCTGAAATATCCAGTGCAGTTGACAGAGACCCGTACCCGCTATCACGGAATTTTACTTTTGGAATCGAATTAGGCTTTTAA